One window of the Salvia miltiorrhiza cultivar Shanhuang (shh) chromosome 6, IMPLAD_Smil_shh, whole genome shotgun sequence genome contains the following:
- the LOC130988500 gene encoding DNA-directed RNA polymerase 2A-like, with protein MMTRTLILLLRILEIDADRPLEGERWWLKAEDPFQCLAACINLAEALRSPSPETIISHIPVHQDGSCNGLQHYAALGRDKPGAAAVNLVAGEKPADVYSGIATRDVTFKKGGRSRWR; from the exons ATGATGACGAGAACACTGATACTTCTACTGAGAATTTTGGAGATTGATGCAG ATAGACCACTTGAAGGAGAGCGTTGGTGGTTAAAAGCAGAAGATCCTTTTCAATGTTTGGCAGCATGCATTAACCTTGCTGAGGCCCTTAGAAGTCCATCTCCCGAGACAATAATATCTCATATTCCAGTCCACCAA GATGGTTCTTGCAATGGTTTACAGCATTATGCTGCCCTTGGTAGGGATAAG CCAGGGGCAGCTGCTGTTAACTTGGTTGCTGGAGAAAAGCCCGCAGATGTTTATTCAGGAATTGCTACGAG GGATGTTACTTTCAAAAAGGGAGGAAGATCAAGATGGAGATGA